DNA from Bacteroides zoogleoformans:
ACATCAACTATCTGAATGACATCAAGCCGCTTTACCACGATTGTAGCATATTCGGTGACAAGGGATATATCGGAGCGGAAATCCAGCTTGACCTCTTCGAGACGGCCAACATCAGGCTTGAGTGTCCCTACAGGCTCAACCAAAAGAACTGGAAGCCGGCCTTCATTCCTTTTGCAAAGGCAAGAAAGAGGATTGAAACTCTGTTCTCACAACTTACAGACCAGTTCCTCGTCATCAGGAACTACGCAAAAGAAACATGCGGCCTTTTTGCCCGAATAGTGGGCAAAGTCAGTGCCCTGACTGCATTACAATACATCAATTACATTAACAACAAACCCATAGGTAGGATTAAGTACGCACTGATTTAATTCCGCCAACGGGTGTTTTAAAATTATAATCTTCTTCCGAAGCATACTTTTTCAAAATTATAACTACATCTTTGAAAGCGTCACTTTTTGCGGATTTTTTACTATCAGAAGTCTTGGCACTTTCTATACGTTCTGCCCGATATTCTTCCAAAAACATTTCAAATCCGAAATTCTCTAATCCATAAATAATATGCCTTTCCTTTGGAGTTAGTTTTTCTTCTTGGTAACTCAACTTATTGAAGAGTACCAACCGTTTGATTTCCCTAACAAAGAAACGGTACAGGTCTGAATAATTATCTAACAAATCCCCAAGATTCTGAATATGCTTCATTTTGTGATGATCGAATGCATTTTGATCATCAAGAGTAAATTCTATCCGTAAAAAATCATTTGTAAGCCTCCGGTAAACCACGTATTTTCTGCAATCTCTTCGACCAGTATCTTTGTGCCCAAAAATAAAACTTATGATGACACGAGAAGAAGTTGCAGAAAATACGTGGTTTACCGGAGGCTTACATTTTATGGTGTAATACATCACATAAAAAGACAGCAACG
Protein-coding regions in this window:
- a CDS encoding histone H3/H4 domain-containing protein produces the protein MYYTIKCKPPVNHVFSATSSRVIISFIFGHKDTGRRDCRKYVVYRRLTNDFLRIEFTLDDQNAFDHHKMKHIQNLGDLLDNYSDLYRFFVREIKRLVLFNKLSYQEEKLTPKERHIIYGLENFGFEMFLEEYRAERIESAKTSDSKKSAKSDAFKDVVIILKKYASEEDYNFKTPVGGIKSVRT